A part of Planctomycetota bacterium genomic DNA contains:
- a CDS encoding insulinase family protein, which produces MTMRRGVMLVLGASCVLAGVSRGQPLPADPSLVTGALPNGLTYIVKPHATPEKRAAVWMHVSTGSLNETDEQRGLAHFLEHMAFNGSANFPPGAVVPYFESLGLTFGRHQNAFTSFDQTTYQLSLPDNQPETLAKGLSFFADVNSRLLLSEAEIDQERGVILNEKTSRKSAMQRVSEAMLLRTAPGSRYAQRLPIGVDETLHSVKRQNFVDYYTAWYGPANTTVIVVADMDPHAAVEKITEAFDTPGAAPTPRPVDLDPGVTPYDASFGVVITDPELPRATVSMTRLEPLREPVTTIPDFRQDLVEDLAQRAFNTRLRNLVSDGAASFRGGFAGVSQSGRIIRSVQASVNGAPERWRDMLTDLLAEVQRARLHGFSLREIELARRDVLSTFERQASQEGTIPASGHLARINARLASGDTIMAASQELALARDLLPSITPEECSAWFARTFEPDAVMFAAQMPAGPHAPTEEDLLAAGIVAAAQTPDARHEAAAATSLMSALPQPGEVVASETHDATGVWSGWLSNNVRVHHKYMEERKGQVSVQVTLFGGELYETPETRGNTNAAGLAIGGGGTGVGGGGLPAAKSLSSTQIRELMTGRKVTVRGRVGPDAIQVSVAGDPADLEHAMQLAHLLLTEPRVEPAAFDRWREMMLQFVDTMPRNPLQMFSRTETEARYPEHEVRTKAFTREQIEGVTIEEAQATIDRLIAESPIEVAIVGEVSRERAIELASRYLGSLPQRPRVSAGQFADLRTLPAPDGPKVARVQVDTVTPAAGASVGFYAPDSANVDDVRAMQLAASVLSIRMNTKIREQQRLVYGIRCGVQPGNAYPGYGMVRAGAPCDPANAEALATSIAEVYEAFAQSGPTDEEVAIVKRQTANNLAEAMKDPAFWLGKLEAATADGIPLDDILAAPDAFQAITPAQILEVFNRYYSPQRTVTVVVTPRGAQATPAEPKASDAPKPAGI; this is translated from the coding sequence ATGACGATGCGACGTGGCGTGATGCTGGTGCTGGGTGCGTCGTGCGTGCTCGCGGGCGTGTCGCGCGGGCAGCCGCTGCCCGCCGATCCTTCGCTCGTGACGGGCGCGCTCCCCAACGGGCTCACGTACATCGTGAAGCCCCACGCCACCCCCGAGAAGCGGGCCGCGGTGTGGATGCACGTCTCCACCGGCTCGCTGAACGAGACCGACGAGCAGCGCGGGCTGGCGCACTTCCTCGAGCACATGGCGTTCAACGGGTCGGCGAACTTCCCGCCCGGGGCCGTCGTGCCGTACTTCGAGAGCCTGGGCCTCACGTTCGGCCGGCACCAGAACGCGTTCACGAGCTTCGACCAGACGACCTACCAGCTCTCGCTCCCCGACAACCAGCCCGAGACGCTCGCCAAGGGGCTCTCGTTCTTCGCCGACGTCAACTCGCGCCTGCTGCTGAGCGAGGCGGAGATCGACCAGGAGCGGGGCGTCATCCTGAACGAGAAGACCTCGCGCAAGAGCGCGATGCAGCGCGTGAGCGAGGCGATGCTGCTGCGCACCGCCCCGGGCTCGCGCTATGCCCAGCGCCTGCCCATCGGCGTCGACGAGACCCTGCACTCGGTGAAGCGCCAGAACTTCGTCGACTACTACACCGCGTGGTACGGCCCGGCGAATACGACAGTCATCGTCGTCGCCGACATGGACCCGCACGCCGCCGTCGAGAAGATCACCGAGGCCTTCGACACCCCCGGCGCCGCGCCGACGCCGCGCCCCGTCGATCTCGACCCGGGCGTGACGCCCTACGACGCGAGCTTCGGCGTGGTGATCACCGACCCGGAACTGCCCCGCGCAACAGTCTCCATGACGCGCCTCGAGCCCCTGCGCGAGCCCGTCACCACCATCCCCGACTTCCGCCAGGACCTCGTCGAGGACCTCGCCCAGCGAGCCTTCAACACGCGCCTGCGCAACCTCGTGAGCGACGGCGCCGCAAGCTTCCGAGGCGGGTTCGCCGGCGTCTCGCAGAGCGGACGCATCATCCGCAGCGTCCAGGCATCGGTGAACGGCGCGCCCGAGCGCTGGCGCGACATGCTCACCGACCTCCTCGCCGAGGTGCAGCGCGCCCGCCTGCACGGCTTCTCCCTCCGCGAGATCGAACTCGCCCGGCGCGACGTCCTCTCCACCTTCGAGCGCCAGGCCTCGCAGGAGGGCACCATCCCGGCCTCCGGGCACCTCGCGCGCATCAACGCCCGCCTCGCCTCGGGCGACACGATCATGGCGGCGTCGCAGGAACTCGCCCTCGCCCGCGATCTGCTCCCCTCCATCACGCCCGAGGAGTGCAGCGCCTGGTTCGCCCGCACCTTCGAGCCCGACGCCGTGATGTTCGCCGCCCAGATGCCCGCCGGGCCGCACGCCCCCACCGAAGAAGACCTGCTCGCCGCGGGCATCGTGGCCGCCGCCCAGACCCCCGACGCGCGCCACGAAGCCGCCGCCGCGACGTCCCTCATGTCCGCGCTGCCCCAGCCGGGCGAGGTCGTCGCGAGCGAGACCCACGACGCGACCGGCGTGTGGTCCGGGTGGCTGTCGAACAACGTCCGCGTGCACCACAAGTACATGGAAGAGCGCAAGGGCCAGGTGAGCGTCCAGGTCACGCTCTTCGGGGGCGAGCTGTACGAGACGCCCGAGACCCGCGGCAACACCAACGCCGCCGGGCTCGCCATCGGGGGCGGGGGCACCGGCGTCGGTGGCGGGGGGCTGCCGGCCGCCAAGAGCCTCTCCTCCACCCAGATCCGCGAGCTCATGACCGGACGCAAGGTCACCGTCCGCGGGCGCGTCGGGCCCGACGCCATCCAGGTGAGCGTCGCGGGCGACCCCGCCGACCTCGAGCACGCGATGCAGCTCGCGCACCTGCTGCTGACCGAGCCCCGCGTCGAGCCCGCGGCCTTCGACCGCTGGCGCGAGATGATGCTCCAGTTCGTGGACACCATGCCGCGCAATCCCCTGCAGATGTTCTCGCGCACCGAGACCGAGGCCCGCTACCCGGAGCACGAGGTGCGCACCAAGGCCTTCACGCGCGAGCAGATCGAGGGCGTGACGATCGAGGAGGCCCAGGCCACCATCGACCGGCTGATCGCCGAATCGCCCATCGAGGTCGCCATCGTCGGCGAAGTCTCGCGCGAGCGCGCCATCGAGCTCGCCTCCCGCTACCTGGGCTCGCTCCCGCAGCGACCCCGCGTCAGCGCCGGCCAGTTCGCCGACCTGCGAACCCTGCCCGCGCCCGACGGGCCCAAGGTCGCACGCGTGCAGGTCGACACCGTCACCCCGGCGGCGGGCGCCAGCGTCGGGTTCTACGCCCCGGACTCGGCCAACGTCGACGACGTCCGCGCCATGCAGCTCGCCGCGAGCGTGCTCTCCATCCGCATGAACACCAAGATCCGCGAGCAGCAGCGCCTGGTCTACGGCATCCGCTGCGGCGTGCAGCCGGGCAACGCCTACCCCGGCTACGGCATGGTCCGCGCCGGCGCGCCCTGCGACCCCGCCAACGCCGAGGCCCTCGCCACCAGCATCGCCGAGGTCTACGAGGCCTTCGCGCAATCCGGGCCCACCGACGAGGAAGTCGCCATCGTCAAGCGCCAGACCGCGAACAACCTCGCCGAGGCGATGAAGGACCCCGCCTTCTGGCTGGGCAAGCTCGAGGCCGCCACCGCCGACGGCATCCCGCTCGACGACATCCTCGCCGCCCCCGACGCCTTTCAGGCGATCACGCCCGCGCAGATCCTCGAGGTGTTCAACCGGTACTACTCGCCGCAGCGCACCGTGACGGTCGTGGTCACGCCGCGCGGGGCGCAGGCGACCCCCGCCGAGCCCAAGGCGAGCGACGCCCCGAAGCCCGCGGGCATCTGA
- a CDS encoding NAD(P)H-dependent glycerol-3-phosphate dehydrogenase, translated as MTVLGLGQMGLVCAGTLASPEGGRGEGPGRLDRPVRVRLWGHSGEEAGHIAQSRRSPRLEGFALPDRVEIALRDADALRDTSLIVSAIPVQFSREVWTRLAPLVPPGVPVVSVAKGIETSTLLRPTQVIADVLRAGGRDTRPRSYACLSGPTIAAELARCLPAAMVAASEDPGLAGDTQRLFGCSWLRVYTHSDLVGVELAGAAKNVVAIAAGVLDGLRAGNNAKSALLARGLAEITRLGVALGAQRETFFGIAGVGDLATSCFSPEGRNRSCGEALGRGEALSDYLRRTPFVVEGVQTTRAVLALARLHGVDVPIMQAVHSVLFEGVDPLDAIGGLMAREPKPERVG; from the coding sequence GTGACCGTGCTCGGGCTGGGGCAGATGGGGCTGGTGTGCGCCGGCACGCTGGCCTCCCCCGAGGGCGGGCGGGGCGAGGGGCCGGGGCGGCTGGACCGTCCGGTCCGCGTGCGGCTGTGGGGACACTCGGGCGAAGAGGCCGGGCACATCGCGCAATCCCGGCGCTCACCCCGGCTCGAGGGCTTCGCGCTGCCCGACCGCGTCGAGATCGCGCTGCGCGACGCCGACGCGCTGCGAGACACCTCGCTCATCGTGTCGGCGATCCCCGTGCAGTTCAGCCGCGAGGTCTGGACGCGCCTCGCGCCGCTGGTCCCGCCGGGCGTGCCGGTGGTGTCGGTGGCGAAGGGGATCGAGACCTCCACGCTGCTGCGACCGACGCAGGTCATCGCCGACGTGCTGCGCGCGGGCGGACGCGACACCCGCCCCCGGTCGTACGCGTGCCTCTCGGGGCCCACGATCGCGGCCGAACTGGCCCGGTGCCTGCCGGCGGCCATGGTCGCGGCGAGCGAGGACCCGGGCCTGGCGGGCGACACGCAGCGACTCTTCGGGTGCTCGTGGCTGCGCGTCTACACCCACAGCGATCTCGTCGGCGTCGAGCTCGCGGGGGCGGCGAAGAACGTCGTCGCCATCGCGGCGGGCGTGCTCGACGGGCTGCGCGCCGGCAACAACGCCAAGTCCGCCTTGCTCGCGCGCGGGCTCGCCGAGATCACGCGCCTGGGCGTCGCGCTGGGCGCCCAGCGCGAGACGTTCTTCGGCATCGCCGGGGTGGGCGATCTCGCCACCAGTTGCTTCAGCCCGGAGGGGCGCAACCGCTCGTGCGGGGAAGCGCTGGGGCGGGGCGAGGCGCTGAGCGACTATCTGCGCCGCACGCCGTTCGTCGTCGAGGGCGTGCAGACCACGCGGGCGGTGCTGGCGCTGGCGCGCCTGCACGGGGTGGACGTGCCGATCATGCAGGCCGTCCACAGCGTGCTGTTCGAGGGCGTGGACCCGCTGGACGCGATCGGCGGGCTGATGGCCCGCGAGCCCAAGCCCGAGCGGGTGGGATAG
- a CDS encoding MBL fold metallo-hydrolase, translating into MSHARATFTFLGTGTSAGVPAIGCDCAVCTSPDPRDARLRTAAALRFTDAAGKPRTVLLDAGPDLRQQSLRARLTRCDAVLFTHNHVDHTFGLDEVRRFNVVQSGPTEVWGEAHTLAHLRRVYAHIFERERNVNDSFVASLIAREITPREVNEGVSLDVFGLRVTPLRLLHGRLPILGYRVDAPGAGEATAGSSAADDLFPLAYCTDVSGIPPETWPRFRGVRTLVLDALRHRHHPTHLTIGQAVSIAHEIGAPRTYFVHMGHEVGHEATQGQLPEGMFLAYDGLELTA; encoded by the coding sequence GTGAGCCACGCGCGGGCGACCTTCACGTTCCTGGGCACCGGCACGTCGGCGGGCGTGCCGGCCATCGGCTGCGACTGCGCCGTCTGCACGAGCCCCGACCCGCGCGACGCGCGTCTGCGCACCGCCGCGGCCCTGCGCTTCACGGACGCCGCGGGCAAGCCCCGCACCGTGCTGCTCGACGCCGGGCCCGACCTGCGCCAGCAATCGCTGCGGGCGCGCCTCACGCGCTGCGACGCCGTGCTCTTTACGCACAACCACGTCGACCACACGTTCGGGCTCGACGAGGTCCGCCGGTTCAACGTCGTGCAGTCCGGACCCACCGAGGTCTGGGGCGAGGCGCACACGCTCGCGCACCTCCGCCGCGTGTACGCGCACATCTTCGAGCGCGAGCGCAACGTGAACGACAGCTTCGTCGCGTCGCTCATCGCGCGCGAGATCACGCCCCGCGAGGTGAACGAGGGCGTCTCGCTCGACGTCTTCGGCCTGCGCGTCACGCCCCTGCGCCTGCTGCACGGGCGGCTGCCCATCCTGGGCTACCGCGTGGACGCGCCGGGCGCGGGCGAGGCGACCGCCGGGAGCAGCGCGGCCGATGACCTGTTCCCGCTCGCGTACTGCACCGACGTCTCGGGCATCCCGCCGGAGACCTGGCCCCGGTTCCGGGGCGTCCGCACGCTGGTGCTCGACGCGTTGCGGCATCGGCACCACCCGACGCACCTGACGATCGGCCAGGCCGTCAGCATCGCGCACGAGATCGGCGCTCCGCGCACCTACTTCGTGCACATGGGGCACGAGGTCGGGCACGAGGCGACGCAGGGCCAACTGCCGGAGGGGATGTTCCTGGCGTACGACGGGCTGGAACTCACGGCCTAG
- a CDS encoding RsmD family RNA methyltransferase, whose amino-acid sequence MRIIAGEFRHRSLATPPDAEVTRPIPDRVKESLFSLLRGHFEGATVFDAFAGVGTIGLECLSRGAARVVMVEQDRRIAEFLRRNVESLGVQDRCDVVVGDALGTGSLARAPRPLHLAFFDPPFPLVREPVGFARVVAQVARAAALLTDDGFVVLRTPWPFVHEAGAPQPTAVASPAPRRKNEPRNAWKRDLRRAERGVVPRALPESIGDVEPAGDGDPSIGGEVSGDDAAGAAPTGGPVTPDLRIPGATGPETHVYRSMAVHLYMRARA is encoded by the coding sequence ATGCGGATCATCGCCGGGGAGTTCCGACACCGCTCGCTCGCCACGCCGCCCGATGCGGAAGTGACGCGGCCCATCCCCGACCGGGTCAAGGAGTCGCTGTTCTCGCTCCTGCGCGGGCACTTCGAGGGCGCCACGGTCTTCGACGCGTTCGCCGGGGTGGGCACGATCGGGCTGGAGTGCCTGAGCCGCGGGGCGGCACGCGTGGTGATGGTGGAGCAGGACCGCCGGATCGCCGAGTTCCTGCGGCGCAACGTCGAGAGCCTGGGCGTGCAGGACCGGTGCGACGTGGTGGTGGGCGACGCGCTGGGAACGGGGTCCCTCGCCCGGGCGCCCCGCCCCCTACACCTGGCGTTCTTCGATCCGCCGTTCCCGCTGGTGCGCGAGCCCGTGGGCTTCGCGCGGGTGGTGGCGCAGGTCGCGCGTGCCGCGGCGCTGCTGACCGACGACGGGTTCGTGGTGCTGCGCACGCCCTGGCCCTTTGTGCACGAGGCCGGCGCGCCCCAGCCGACCGCCGTGGCATCGCCCGCGCCGCGACGCAAGAATGAGCCCCGCAACGCGTGGAAGCGCGACCTGCGACGGGCCGAGCGGGGCGTGGTGCCCCGGGCGCTCCCGGAGAGCATCGGCGATGTCGAGCCGGCGGGCGACGGCGACCCGTCGATCGGCGGCGAGGTGTCGGGCGATGATGCCGCGGGCGCGGCTCCGACGGGCGGGCCGGTGACGCCGGACCTGCGCATCCCCGGCGCGACGGGCCCGGAGACGCACGTCTACCGATCGATGGCGGTGCACCTGTACATGCGGGCGCGGGCATGA
- a CDS encoding ATP-dependent DNA helicase yields MTSVHDMTRGPGLLAGLTDAQREATVHDAGPLIVLAGPGTGKTRVIERRLAWAVGERGVEPERALALTFTVKAAEEMRARVRALLGESIAARLQVRTFNGLGWTLLRRFADVLGLPTRVTLIDAVQHRRLIRDVIVDMGLFARARGVGLDTLADELACSFDTMSELALEPGPLASSAAEALRAAEAARDEAGAAIAQRRADEARAYAEVMRRRHERGWLTYDDQVLLACRVLREHADIASIVRGEVRTVVVDEFQDTNPAQIELLRQLVPPREGARADLCVVGDDDQAIYAFRGADEQAFARFARVWEGARVIELAENFRSGAPVVEIANAIVRRAGKRFRPEKTLRKADASAAPDVRATGVTVSQHSCGAEAVAALLRAAEADGAPGFTWDAHAVIAATHLDLDRVADALRLEGIPFEREVRRTRFDDPGVLDVLAWARWLVNPDAGGSVRRLLVRPPTGFALERAANVERAWRRACEDEGPIPLPAFLARAAPREPAIDALVRRYDALRVEVRSLLGSEAIARIVTGIDAAHADLLPGRARARRVLELLDLVRLARDVQQRLEPPADLHATLAYIDELESLRQVSARRPLGDADDVEFLSEAVPGAGRVRLMTAHAAKGLEFDTVYVVRAGSQHGFGKVREREGWTAPRDLFDPLDDRPEKDRARDEQRRLFYVACTRAKRRLVVLANLPQKPSAGLHMYEELVRGAAPALPIDVRGEDEVVEQAVVAGRIVAPPASGASPPADIDARTPLAELAERLAAAERVRAAGALEQVSRPGVSEGELETARGVLGRSAARLAAIAHAASTGEPPAWHAPADADIAGLAARARREASPVPLGAVLRKMEPPLRLSYSMLEQYTRCGRCFYLRYVLGIEPEQRQEAGLGEVAHQALEQHFGRVRAAEADGRPPPGVDDLLALGRAVYRASLPPRTPADPLVLDQLEAQLRHAAALHDAHANILEIERVVRFEYVSAGVAHAMTAKIDRIDQRPDGSYRVIDYKTGVAWKKLLEPKPDDLQFGVYAMALRSLYGEDVRGCCEYWLLGTGERGRIDLGAINHARVRSTIDKAVAGMLAGEFSRTDDCTGDCVLLPD; encoded by the coding sequence ATGACATCCGTGCACGACATGACGCGCGGGCCGGGGCTGCTGGCGGGGCTGACGGACGCGCAGCGCGAAGCGACGGTGCACGACGCCGGGCCGCTGATCGTGCTCGCCGGGCCAGGCACGGGCAAGACGCGCGTCATCGAGCGGCGGCTGGCGTGGGCGGTGGGCGAGCGGGGCGTGGAGCCCGAGCGGGCGCTCGCGCTGACGTTCACCGTGAAGGCGGCGGAAGAGATGCGGGCCCGCGTGCGGGCGCTGCTGGGCGAGTCGATCGCGGCCCGCCTGCAGGTGCGGACGTTCAACGGGCTGGGGTGGACCCTGCTGCGCCGGTTCGCCGACGTGCTGGGCCTGCCGACGCGCGTCACGCTGATCGACGCGGTGCAGCACCGCCGCCTGATCCGCGACGTGATCGTGGACATGGGCCTGTTCGCCCGCGCGCGGGGCGTGGGGCTCGACACGCTGGCCGACGAACTGGCGTGCTCGTTCGACACCATGAGCGAACTGGCGCTCGAGCCCGGGCCCCTCGCCTCGAGCGCCGCGGAGGCGCTGCGGGCCGCGGAGGCCGCGCGGGACGAGGCGGGCGCGGCGATCGCGCAGCGTCGGGCGGATGAGGCGCGCGCCTACGCCGAGGTCATGCGACGGCGTCACGAGCGCGGCTGGCTGACGTACGACGACCAGGTGCTGCTGGCGTGCCGCGTGCTGCGCGAGCACGCGGACATCGCTTCGATCGTGCGGGGCGAGGTGCGGACGGTGGTGGTGGACGAGTTCCAGGACACGAACCCCGCGCAGATCGAACTGCTGCGCCAGCTCGTGCCCCCCCGCGAGGGGGCGCGGGCGGACCTGTGCGTGGTGGGGGACGACGACCAGGCGATCTACGCGTTCCGCGGGGCCGACGAGCAGGCGTTCGCGCGGTTCGCGCGCGTGTGGGAAGGCGCGCGGGTGATCGAACTCGCCGAGAACTTCCGCAGCGGGGCGCCGGTGGTAGAGATCGCCAACGCGATCGTGCGCCGCGCCGGCAAGCGCTTCCGGCCGGAGAAGACGCTGCGCAAGGCGGACGCGAGCGCGGCCCCCGACGTGCGGGCGACGGGCGTCACGGTGTCGCAGCACTCGTGCGGGGCCGAGGCTGTCGCCGCCCTCCTGCGTGCCGCGGAGGCGGACGGGGCGCCGGGGTTCACGTGGGACGCGCACGCCGTGATCGCCGCGACGCACCTGGATCTTGACCGCGTCGCCGACGCGCTGCGCCTGGAGGGGATCCCGTTCGAACGCGAGGTGCGGCGGACGCGCTTCGACGATCCGGGCGTGCTCGACGTGCTGGCGTGGGCGCGCTGGCTGGTGAACCCGGACGCCGGCGGCTCGGTGCGCCGCCTGCTCGTCCGCCCGCCGACCGGCTTCGCGCTCGAGCGAGCCGCCAACGTCGAGCGGGCCTGGCGCCGCGCCTGCGAGGACGAAGGACCGATCCCGCTCCCGGCGTTCCTGGCGCGAGCGGCGCCGCGCGAGCCCGCGATCGACGCGCTCGTGCGCCGGTACGACGCGCTGCGCGTCGAAGTGCGGTCGCTCCTCGGGAGCGAGGCGATCGCCCGGATCGTGACGGGGATCGACGCGGCCCACGCCGACCTGCTGCCCGGGCGGGCCCGCGCACGGCGCGTGCTGGAGCTGCTCGACCTCGTGCGGCTCGCGCGCGACGTGCAGCAGCGCCTCGAGCCCCCCGCCGATCTCCACGCGACGCTCGCGTACATCGACGAGCTCGAGTCCTTGCGCCAGGTGTCGGCGCGCCGCCCGCTCGGCGACGCCGACGACGTGGAGTTCCTGAGCGAGGCCGTCCCCGGCGCGGGGCGCGTGCGCCTCATGACCGCCCACGCCGCGAAGGGGCTGGAGTTCGACACGGTGTACGTCGTGCGCGCCGGCAGCCAGCACGGCTTCGGCAAGGTGCGCGAGCGCGAGGGCTGGACGGCGCCGCGCGACCTCTTCGACCCGCTCGACGACCGCCCCGAGAAGGACCGGGCGCGCGACGAGCAGCGCCGCCTGTTCTACGTCGCGTGCACGCGCGCCAAGCGCCGGCTGGTGGTGCTCGCGAACCTGCCGCAGAAGCCCAGCGCCGGGCTGCACATGTACGAAGAACTCGTGCGCGGCGCGGCCCCCGCGCTGCCGATCGACGTGCGCGGCGAGGACGAGGTCGTCGAGCAGGCCGTCGTCGCCGGGCGGATCGTCGCGCCCCCCGCGTCGGGCGCGTCGCCCCCCGCCGATATCGACGCCCGCACGCCCCTGGCCGAACTCGCCGAGCGCCTGGCAGCCGCCGAGCGCGTGCGGGCGGCGGGCGCGCTCGAGCAGGTCTCGCGCCCGGGCGTGAGCGAGGGCGAACTCGAGACGGCGCGGGGCGTGCTGGGCCGGAGCGCCGCGCGACTGGCGGCGATCGCGCACGCCGCGTCGACCGGCGAGCCCCCCGCGTGGCACGCGCCGGCGGACGCGGACATCGCGGGGCTGGCGGCCCGGGCGCGTCGCGAGGCCTCGCCCGTCCCGCTGGGCGCCGTGCTTCGCAAGATGGAGCCCCCGCTGCGCCTCAGCTACTCGATGCTCGAGCAGTACACGCGCTGCGGGCGCTGCTTCTATCTGCGGTACGTGCTCGGCATCGAGCCCGAGCAGCGCCAGGAGGCCGGGCTGGGCGAGGTGGCGCACCAGGCGCTCGAGCAACACTTCGGCCGGGTGCGCGCCGCCGAGGCCGACGGACGCCCGCCCCCCGGCGTCGACGATCTGCTCGCGCTCGGGCGGGCCGTCTATCGCGCGAGCCTGCCCCCCCGCACGCCGGCCGACCCGCTGGTGCTCGACCAGCTCGAGGCGCAGCTCCGCCACGCGGCCGCCCTGCACGACGCGCACGCCAACATCCTGGAGATCGAGCGCGTCGTGCGGTTCGAGTACGTCTCGGCGGGTGTTGCGCACGCCATGACGGCCAAGATCGACCGCATCGACCAGCGCCCCGACGGGTCGTACCGCGTCATCGACTACAAGACCGGCGTCGCGTGGAAGAAACTGCTCGAGCCCAAGCCCGACGACCTGCAGTTCGGCGTATACGCGATGGCCCTGCGCAGCCTCTACGGCGAGGACGTGCGGGGCTGCTGCGAGTACTGGCTTTTGGGCACGGGCGAGCGCGGGCGGATCGACCTGGGTGCGATCAACCACGCCAGGGTGCGCAGTACAATCGACAAGGCCGTCGCGGGCATGCTGGCGGGCGAGTTCTCGCGCACGGACGATTGCACGGGCGACTGCGTGCTGCTGCCCGATTAA
- the atpG gene encoding ATP synthase F1 subunit gamma, with amino-acid sequence MGKTREIKKRIKAVGNIRRITKTMQMIATSKFARAQQAAVASKPYTETLFDLVNELASGLGDVTHPLLDSGQGVARPGQDLTLVLTSERGLCGPYNGSVLRSAMQFLRANPGAKSGLIEVVGKKGIGFFKYAGIKVSKPHSFGDKVSYDAVRALADDYTARFLAGEVSAVRVIYMKYISAGKQTPTTMQVLPFRPPPAKQKDTGGTVQIFEFSPDAGALLSELLPAAVNALLFQAFNDAVVSEHVARMVAMKSATDNAGKAGKRLTRVYNRARQAQITTELTEIVSGAAALA; translated from the coding sequence ATGGGCAAAACCCGCGAGATCAAGAAGCGCATCAAGGCGGTCGGGAACATCCGGCGCATCACGAAGACGATGCAGATGATCGCCACGAGCAAGTTCGCCCGCGCCCAGCAGGCGGCGGTGGCGAGCAAGCCCTACACCGAGACGCTGTTCGACCTCGTGAACGAGCTCGCGAGCGGGCTGGGCGACGTGACGCACCCGCTGCTCGACAGCGGGCAGGGCGTGGCCCGACCCGGCCAGGACCTGACGCTGGTGCTGACGAGCGAGCGCGGGCTGTGCGGGCCCTACAACGGCAGCGTGCTGCGCTCGGCGATGCAGTTCCTGCGGGCCAACCCGGGGGCCAAGAGCGGGCTGATCGAGGTGGTGGGCAAGAAGGGCATCGGGTTCTTCAAGTACGCGGGGATCAAGGTCTCCAAGCCCCACTCGTTCGGCGACAAGGTCTCGTACGACGCGGTGCGGGCGCTCGCGGACGACTACACGGCGCGGTTCCTGGCGGGCGAGGTGTCGGCGGTGCGCGTGATCTACATGAAGTACATCAGCGCGGGCAAGCAGACCCCCACGACGATGCAGGTGCTGCCCTTCCGCCCGCCGCCGGCGAAGCAGAAGGACACCGGCGGGACGGTGCAGATCTTCGAGTTCAGCCCGGACGCGGGCGCGCTGCTGAGCGAGCTGCTGCCGGCGGCGGTGAACGCGCTGCTGTTCCAGGCGTTCAACGACGCGGTGGTGAGCGAGCACGTGGCGCGGATGGTGGCGATGAAGTCGGCGACCGACAACGCGGGCAAGGCCGGCAAGCGCCTGACGCGTGTCTACAACCGCGCGCGCCAGGCGCAGATCACCACGGAACTCACCGAGATCGTGTCGGGCGCCGCCGCCCTCGCGTAA